The Chitinivorax sp. PXF-14 genome has a window encoding:
- a CDS encoding U32 family peptidase — protein MSLPAHQLELLSPAKTAEIGREAILHGADAVYIGGPSFGARHNACNEVSEIAWLVEFAHRYHARIFVTLNTILHDAELEPAQKLIHELYDAGVDAMIVQDMGILELDIPPIELHASTQCDIRSADKATFLAAAGFSQIVLARELTIEQIGAIHAAVGDAATIEHFIHGALCVAYSGQCYISHAQTGRSANRGDCSQACRLPYTLSDAQGRVVAFEKHLLSMKDNDQSANMEALIDAGVRSFKIEGRYKEMGYVKNITAHYRLLLDEILERRPELARASSGHSEILFTPNPDKSFHRGHTEYFAHDRSDNVGAFDTPTFVGVPLGHVTRLGPNWFELETTDAGEVMANGDGLNFMKKREVVGLQANVVEAMGAGEQGAVWRVFPNEPLAALAGLKPGLQISRNRDHGWEQALLKKSAERKVDVWMRLAESATGLALTLTDADGCSATAAVDLALEPAQNTERAEAGLRDGLAKLGNTMFQAYEITLALRQPWFVPASTINALRRDAVDQLIATRLAAWARPLRKAAIEPPVAYPETSLSYLANVYNDKARAFYAKHGVQLIDAAYEAHEEDGEVSLMITKHCLRFSFNLCPKQAKGIKGVQGQVRAEPMTLVNGNEKLTLRFDCKPCEMHVVGKMKKHILNSPPPVSVPVAPLTFHRKRPAPQH, from the coding sequence ATGTCGCTCCCCGCCCACCAACTCGAACTGCTGTCCCCCGCCAAGACTGCCGAGATCGGCCGCGAGGCCATCCTGCATGGGGCGGATGCGGTGTACATCGGTGGGCCGTCGTTCGGCGCGCGGCACAATGCCTGCAACGAGGTCAGCGAGATCGCCTGGCTGGTCGAATTCGCGCACCGCTACCATGCGCGCATCTTCGTCACGCTCAATACGATCCTGCACGATGCCGAGCTCGAGCCCGCGCAAAAGCTGATCCACGAGCTGTACGACGCCGGTGTCGACGCGATGATCGTGCAGGATATGGGCATCCTCGAACTCGACATCCCGCCGATCGAGCTCCATGCCAGCACGCAGTGCGACATCCGCAGTGCGGACAAGGCGACATTCCTGGCCGCTGCCGGCTTTTCGCAGATCGTGCTGGCGCGCGAGCTGACGATCGAGCAGATCGGCGCGATCCACGCGGCGGTGGGCGACGCGGCGACGATCGAGCACTTCATCCACGGTGCGCTGTGCGTGGCCTATTCGGGCCAGTGCTACATCAGCCACGCGCAGACCGGCCGCAGCGCCAATCGCGGCGACTGCTCGCAGGCCTGCCGCCTGCCGTACACGCTGAGCGACGCGCAGGGCCGCGTGGTGGCTTTCGAGAAGCACCTGCTGTCGATGAAGGACAACGACCAGAGCGCGAACATGGAGGCCCTGATCGACGCCGGCGTGCGCTCGTTCAAGATCGAGGGCCGCTACAAGGAAATGGGCTATGTGAAGAACATCACCGCCCACTACCGCCTGCTGCTCGACGAAATTCTCGAACGCCGGCCGGAACTGGCGCGCGCATCGAGCGGGCACAGCGAGATCCTGTTCACGCCGAACCCGGACAAGAGCTTCCACCGCGGCCACACAGAATACTTCGCGCACGATCGCAGCGACAACGTCGGCGCCTTCGATACCCCGACCTTCGTCGGCGTGCCGCTGGGCCACGTGACGCGGCTCGGGCCGAACTGGTTCGAGCTCGAAACGACCGACGCCGGCGAGGTGATGGCCAACGGCGACGGCCTCAACTTCATGAAGAAGCGTGAGGTGGTGGGCCTGCAGGCCAACGTGGTAGAGGCCATGGGCGCGGGCGAGCAGGGCGCCGTCTGGCGCGTATTCCCGAACGAGCCGCTGGCCGCGCTGGCGGGCCTCAAGCCTGGGCTGCAGATCAGCCGCAACCGCGACCATGGCTGGGAACAGGCGCTGCTGAAAAAGTCCGCCGAGCGCAAGGTCGATGTCTGGATGCGGTTGGCGGAGTCGGCCACGGGCCTCGCGCTGACGCTGACCGATGCGGACGGTTGTAGCGCCACCGCGGCCGTCGATCTCGCGCTGGAGCCGGCGCAGAACACCGAGCGCGCCGAGGCCGGCCTGCGTGATGGCCTCGCCAAGCTCGGCAACACGATGTTCCAGGCGTACGAGATTACGCTGGCACTGCGCCAGCCGTGGTTCGTGCCGGCATCGACGATCAACGCGCTGCGCCGCGACGCGGTCGACCAGCTCATAGCAACGCGCCTGGCCGCCTGGGCGCGGCCGCTGCGCAAGGCGGCCATCGAGCCGCCGGTGGCTTACCCGGAAACCTCGCTGAGCTATCTGGCCAACGTCTACAACGACAAGGCGCGTGCCTTCTACGCCAAGCACGGTGTACAGCTGATCGACGCGGCCTACGAGGCGCACGAGGAAGACGGCGAGGTGAGCCTGATGATCACCAAGCACTGCCTGCGCTTTTCGTTCAACCTGTGCCCGAAACAGGCCAAGGGCATCAAGGGCGTGCAGGGCCAGGTGCGGGCCGAGCCGATGACGCTGGTCAACGGCAACGAAAAGCTGACGCTGCGCTTCGACTGCAAACCGTGCGAGATGCACGTGGTCGGCAAGATGAAGAAGCACATCCTCAATTCGCCGCCGCCCGTGAGCGTGCCGGTG